The DNA region CCTTCGATACGCTTCTCGTTGACGAGCTCCGCGATCTTCTCCTGCAAGGTCTTCTTGTTTACCTGATAGGGGATGGCGTCGATGACGATGGCCTGACGATGGCCCTTCTCCATGTCTTCAAAGTGCGTCTTTGCACGCATGATGACTCTGCCGCGCCCGGTACGGTAGCCTTCGCGCACACCCGACATGCCGTAGATGATGCCCCCTGTGGGGAAGTCAGGTGCGGGTATCAGCTCGATCAGTTCGTCTATGGTGCATTCGGGGTTGCGCAGCAAATACAGGCAACCATCAATGACCTCGGCCAGGTTATGCGGCGGTATATTTGTTGCCATGCCCACGGCAATGCCCGAGCTGCCGTTCACCAGCAAGTTGGGAAGCCTGGCCGGCAGCAGCAGGGGTTCGTTCTCGCTACCGTCGTAGTTAGGACCGAAATCGACCGTTTCCTGATCGATATCGGCCAACAGCTCGTGCGCAATCTTGGACAGGCGGATTTCGGTGTACCGCATGGCGGCGGCACTGTCGCCGTCCACGGAGCCGAAGTTACCCTGACCGTCCACCAACATATAGCGCAGCGAAAAGTCCTGCGCCATGCGTACGATGGTGTCGTAGACCGCGGAATCGCCATGCGGGTGATATTTACCGATAACGTCCCCGACAATACGCGCCGACTTCTTATAGGCGCGGTTCCAGTCGTTATTCAGTTCGTGCATGGCGAACAATACGCGTCGGTGCACCGGCTTGAGCCCGTCCCGAACGTCCGGCAAAGCGCGCCCTACGATTACGCTCATGGCGTAATCCAGATAGCTGCGACGCATTTCCTCTTCCAACGATATGGGGAGGGTCTCCTTGGCGAAGGAATCCATAGAGTGTCTTAAACGTTAAATCGTGAAGTCGGGCCGAAGTCGGGCGAATGGGAAATTCTAGCACTTCCCCTTCTGGAGCCTGCCCGCAAGCAAGGTTCGGGGCCCCAGTAAATGAAAGAGGTGCAAGAACGCTTCGTTTCCCTCTTGCAGTTCATAAAGCACTTTAAGGCGACTGCCCGTTGCTTAAAACCAACAATAATGCTGGAGATAGGGTACAAATGCCACTATCTGATCGATATGTATCATTCGGGCTTAACTAACCGGCCAGAAATGCCGTAAGATTCGCCCTAACACGCATGAAACCCAGCGCAATTCTTTGATTCAATCATGGCGTTGCTATACTGGCTCCGTTTTCTTGATATGCGGCGGGGGTTCGCTGCGGTCACTTACCAGCATTAAGCTCAACGAGGAGAAACATGAATAAACCCTCCAAAATCGCACTTGCACTCGCCCTTGCAGCCGCCACGGCTTCTGGTGCAGTATCTGCGCAAACTGTCGATAACTGGCGCAACCCATTTGGCGACGTTTGGAAAAACGGCACCAACGAACTGTGCTGGCGTGATAACTTCTGGACCCCAGCTACCGGCATCCCCGGTTGCGACGGCGTACCAGTTGCTCAGGCCGAAGCACCAGTGGTTGCTCCTACCGCCACTAAAGTAGTCCTGAATGCCGACACCTTCTTCGACTTCGACAAATCGAATCTGAAGCCTGAAGGCCGTCAAATCCTGGATCAAGTAGCCGCACAGGCCAACACGATCAATCTGGAAACCCTGATTGCTACCGGCCACACCGACTCGATCGGTACCGAACAGTACAACATGGGCTTGTCCCAGCGTCGTGCTAACTCGGTCAAGGAATACCTGATCAGCAAGGGTATGGCTGCTGATCGCATCTACGTCGAAGGCAAGGGCGAAACCAGCCCTGTCGCGTCCAACGCTACTCGCGAAGGCCGTGCTCAAAACCGTCGTGTAGAGATCGAAATCGTTGGCACACGCAAGTAATACCCCAGGGTAATATTTGCTGCGTTAAACGCTACAATAAGGGCTCCGCATTGCGGGGCCCTTATTTATTTCCGGACAGGCCATGAACGCAACAGCCCATTCAGCAACCGACACCCTTAACGTTGACCAGGCCGAACTCGAAAAGTTCAGCAAGCTGGCTTCCAAATGGTGGGACCCTGAAAGCGAATTCAAGCCCTTGCATGCCATCAACCCGCTGCGCTTGGGCTGGATACTCGATCAAGCCGGTGCGCTATCAGGCAAAAATGTACTGGATGTCGGCTGCGGCGGCGGCATCCTTGCCGAAAGCATGGCAGCCCAAGGCGCCACGGTTACCGGTATCGACCTGGCCGAAAAATCCCTTAAGGTAGCCAAGCTGCATGGCTTGGAGTCCGGCATTGCGGTCACTTACGAAACGGTCAGCGCCGAAGACCACGCGGCGCAGCATCCCGGCACCTACGACATCGTCACCTGCATGGAAATGCTGGAGCACGTGCCCGATCCCTCCTCTATCGTCCAGGCCTGCGCCACACTGGTAAAGCCGGGCGGCTGGGTGTTTTTCTCGACCCTCAATCGCAACCCCAAGTCTTTTCTGTTTGCGATAGTCGGCGCCGAATACCTGTTGCGTATGCTGCCCAAGGGCACACACAGCTACGAAAGCTTCATCAAACCCAGCGAACTTTCCGCTGCGGCACGCGCTGCCGGGCTGCTTACCACGCGCCTGAACGGCATGGAATACAACCCCATTACCGATCGCTACAAGCTTAGTGGCGATACCTCGGTCAATTATCTGCTGGCTACGCGCCGCGAGGCCTGATATCCATGCGTAAACTGGTTCTCTTTGATTTCGACGGCACCCTGGCCGATACCGCGCCCGACTTGGCCGCCGCTGCCAATAAGCAGCGCGCCCGCCGTGGGCTGGCTCCCCTACCCTACGAAACTCTGCGGCCCTATGCTTCGCACGGCGCACGCGGCTTGCTCAAGGCCGGCCTCGATATGGGCACCGACCATCCCGACTACGAAGACTGCAAGCAGCAGTTCCTTGCCGATTACGAGCAAGACATGACCACTCACACCCGGCTGTTCCCGGGGGTGGACGAACTGCTGGCCAAACTCAAGCAACACGGCTACGCCTGGGGCATAGTCACCAACAAGATGGAATACCTGGCCATTCCGTTGGTGGTGCACCTGGGCCTATATACCGACTGCGCCATTACTGTGGGCGGCGACACCACCGATCACCCGAAGCCGCACCCAGCTCCTTTGCTGCATGCTGCAGAAAAAACCGGGTTCGAACCGTCTGAGTGCATATACGTAGGCGACGACGAGCGGGACATCGTGGCTGGCAAAGCGGCGGGCATGGCAACCGTCGTAGCGGCTTATGGCTATTGCGGCACCGAAACCGCCATGTTGCAAGCCTGGCAGGCCGATGCCATCGCCGATACCCCCCAGGCGGTTTGGCCGGCCATCGAACAATGGGCCAGCCTGTCGGCCTGAGCAGACCACACCGAAAACCCGCTTAACTTGCCTGGGCAGCCGCTTCCACTGCGGCTGCATCGGCTGTTGCCGCATACGTGCCCGCCGCAGTAAACAATACATCGGTGGATGAATTCAGCGCGGTTTCGGTGGAATCTTGCAGAACCCCGATCACAAACCCCACGCCCACTACCTGAATGGCGAGCTCGTTCGGGATGCCAAACAGGCTGCATGCCAGCGGAATCAACAGCAATGAGCCGCCGGCCACACCCGATGCGCCGCAAGCCGCGATGGCCGCCACCAGGCTGAGCAGCAAAGCAGTCGGCAGATCCACCACAATTCCCAAGGTATTGACCGCCGCGAGCGTGAGCACCGTGATCGTCACCGCCGCACCTGCCATATTGATGGTGGCCCCCAAGGGTATGGATATCGAATAGGTGTCTTCGGGCAGGCCCAGGCGCTTGCATAAGGCCATATTGACGGGAATATTGGCGGCCGAGCTGCGTGTAAAGAATGCGGTAAGACCGCTTTCTCGAAGGCATGTAAAGACCAGTGGGTAAGGATTATGACGAATTTTCAGGAAGACGATCAGCGGGTTCATTACCAGCGCCACGAAAACCATGCAGCCCAACAGCACTGCAAGCAGCCGCGCATAGCCAAGTAGCGCGGTCACGCCCGTTTCGGCAATCATTGCCGCTACCAATCCGAATATGCCGATGGGTGCAAGACGAATGATCATCTTCACGATAAACGACACCGCGCCCGACAGGTCGCCAATCACGTTCTTGGTGGCTCCGTGCGCGCGGCGCATGGCCAGGCCCAAACCGAGAGCCCAGGCCAGGATGCCGATATAGTTACCACTAGCCAAGGCGTTAATGGGATTGTCGACCACACTCATCAACAAAGTTTTTAGCACCTCGAGGATGCCGCCTGGAGGGTTTAGTGCCTGGGGCACGGCCTGCAACTGGATGGTCAGCGGAAACATGAAGCTGGCTAGCACCGCGACAAGCGCTGCTAAAAAGGTGCCAAGCAAATACAGTACCAGGATGGGCCCCATGCTGGTTTCCTGGCCGTGCTTGTGATTGGCTATGGACGCCATCACTAATACAAATACCAGGATAGGCGCGACCGCCTTCAGTGCATTGACGAACAAGTCGCCCAACAGGCCGACCTGCGCCGCCCACTCAGGTGCCGCAAAAGCCAGCGCCACGCCAGCCACAAGGCCAATCACGATCTGAACCACCAGGCTGCCATGGCAGACAAACTGCAAGAGTGGATTTTGTTTTACCGCGCTAGACATAGGAACTCCGGGAAGACGAGGATTTTACCACCCCCAAAGCTGTCTAAAAAACCAGGAATGCGCTATAATCAATGCACTGGGGTCGATCCGGCTTCGACGTGGGTCGCGACGCAGTGTAGGGCATGCCGAGCACCAGTAAGCTCGTAAATCCACTGGAAAAAACACAAACGCCAACGACGAGCGTTTCGCTTTAGCCGCCTAGTGCGGTAAGCCGCTGCACTAATTTGTCTTTGGGTTAGGTAGGGTAAAACCTACAGCAGCGTCATTTACAAAGAATCGGATCTTGCTGGGTCACTCGGCCTGATCTTAAATTGACGTGAATCGCCAAGGAAGGGCCTGTCGGTTGGCACGCTCCAAGGTTAAAAAATTAAAATTAACCGAATAAGCATGTAGAACTGCCTGTAGAGGGCTTGCGGACGCGGGTTCAATTCCCGCCGACTCCACCAGTATATTCAGCCTCCCGGCCTCCAAGCCGGGAGGCTTTTTCTTTTCCTGATCTCTCGTATAGCTTGCCGGGGCAACGCCACACAACAAAAAGGCCAAACCCCCTAAAGGATTTGGCCTCATCCAAACACTCTATCTACCCGCCAATTAAAGCGGGTGGAGCGTTTAGATTATCTGTATGTTCGAAGCTTGTGGGCCTTTTTGGCCTTCGGATGCGACGAAGGAAACGCGTTGGTTCTCTTCGAGGCTTTTATGGCCGGAGCCTTGAATTTCGCTGTAATGCGCAAAGAGATCCTTGCCGCCGGATTCGGGCATGATAAAGCCAAACCCTTTGTCGTTGTTGAACCACTTCACGATGCCAATTTCTGTTTTCAATGTAAATCCTAAGTAGAAGGGAAATATATCCCCACCGCCACTATGGGCATCTATGCCCTATAAAGCCAGCAGTGTTACCACATGATACCTTTGCGTTGCTACGCGGCGGGCCAAGCCGCCAAGGCAGCAAGAGCGATAATGTGCCGTGTCCCTCTTGGCGTCTTACTGCCACCACCAGCATGACTCGCATAAATTGCATACCTGTTCAGGAGCTCAGCGGCCCCCATTTGGTGGCCGAGTACCGCGAATTGCCGCGGGTGTTTGCCTTGGCGCAGAAAGCGTCAGCGCGCGGCGGCTTTATACAGACTACGGCGTATACCTTGGGTAAAGGCCACCTGCTTTTCTTTTACACGCGGCTGGGATACCTCGCGCGGCGACATGCCGAATTGATTGAAGAGATGAAGCGCCGCGGCTACAAGCCTTCATACGCTGGCATACAGCGCGACGACTTTCCGTCCATCCCGGCTGAATACTGGGGTGATTGGCAGCCAACGCCGGAAGCCCTCGCCCTTAACCGCCAACGGATACAAGAGCGCGGCAGGAAAAACCAGGACTAGCCCAGGCCATTACGCTGAGCCGCCCGGCGGAATAAGGCTTCGGCGCAGGCTGCCCTGACTGCCGACCTGCTGGTGTTGATAGAGCGGCTGAATCGTTCGGGGGACTCCGGCATGGTGGTGCCCGGCGAGTATCTTGAAATTGTCGTGACCCGCCGCTAACCCAGCATGGACCCGTGCCCGGTGCAGAAGCTATGTGCAAAGTGCGACAAAAACTGCCGCGCCTGCCTCTTGAAAACTGCTGAGCCAGCACCTATATCACAGACTAAGAAAGCGGCATTCGTACGTTTTCCTGTTTTCATGCGGTTGCGCAAACGCCCGGCAAGCGCTTGCGTCTGGCCGCTCTTACGGAGGCCATAAAATGAGCAATTCCTACTTCCAAAGCGATCTGTTAAGCGAGTTTGATCGCTTGCATCAGCAAGTGGCATCGCTGTTCGGCGGGTTTCCCTATAGCGTGCGGTCCGACCGCTATGGTGCCTTTCCTCAACTGAACGTCGGGAGCACCGATGATACCGTCGAGATCGTCGCATTCGTTCCCGGCGTACAAGCGGACCAACTGAACGTATCTATCGATAAGGGTGTCCTGACGATCAGCGGCGAGCGGGCACCCGCCTTTGGTAAAGACGAAGGTGACGAGAGTCGCCGCTACAGGCAGGAGCGCTTTACGGGAGCATTTCGACGCATTATTGAACTGCCGGCCGCCGCCGACCCCGACAAAGTCAGCGCCCGTTACGTGAATGGATGCCTGACCATCAGCGTGGGCAAGGCGGAAGCGTCCAAGCCCCGCGCCATCACGGTTCAGTAACTACGGAGGATACGATGAACGACATTACCAGGACTGCAGGGCGAAACCAGAGCGAAGTGGCGCGTCGGCAAGACGACAGCGCAACCCAGCCGCTGACACGCACGCCGCCAGTCGATATAGAAGAGAACAGCCACGGCATCACGCTATGGATGGATTTGCCCGGTGTTTCGAGGGATCAGGTCAATATCGAAGTTCACGATCACAACCTGCGCATAGAGGGACAGGCAGTGGTACCCACGCCCGGCAACTTGCAAGTGCATTACGTCGAGCGTCCAGAGTCGCGCTTCAGTCGCAGCTTCACGCTAGGCGTGGATCTGGATGTATCGCAGATCGACGCCAATCTGGAAGATGGCGTGTTGCGCTTGAGAATACCGCGGCTCGAAGAGGCCCGGCCCCGCCGTATCGAAATACAGGCGGGCTGACCGGTCACTTGGAAGTAGCAGCCGGGCAACCGGCTGCTTTTCTTTGTCGGCTAGTTTGCCTTGCGGCACGGATAGAGTAGCGTGACGCCGCCATCCGTGGGCATGATGGCCGACAAGGGTTTGCATGACCCGTTCTCGCACCATTCGTAATCAGCGGTGTAAGCCGAGCGGGTCAGGCGCAACTGGTCGGGCAATTGCCTTTGTGGTTGATATTCGTACCAGCCGCCTTTGAAAGTCGCGTCGGGCGGGGGCTCCATGCCAGCCCCGGAACCCCTTATACGTGCTTTGCCTGCCACCAACACGGGCTTGCCGCCGCCGGTACGTGGGGGCATGACAACGTAGTCTTCTTCCCAGCGCAGCTTCTCGATGGAATGCGTCCAGGCCAGTGTGAAATCGCGCACCGGCACGAACCTTGGCGCCACGTCGGGCGCGGCAGCCAGCACCATGCACACGCCCAACACTGACCCAGCCAAGGTCATGACGATAGACTTGCCTTACGGTGCTCGTCCGACCGCACGCGCCACCAGTGCCACAGCACAAACACGATACACAAGCCAAAGCCCAACTGGTCCGTGATAGGCGCAGCGGCTACCAGCAGCCCAGCCGCCGTGATAGCCAACAGACGCCCGAACCAGTTCATTGGACCAATCAGGAACCCGGTCGCGCCGGCGCCCCATAGCCCAATGGCAAGCAGCGCCTTGAGCACGATGTAGATCACGTCCATGAAACTGCCGCCCTGCAACATCAATGCAGGCGAATACACGGCCATGTACGGCACCACAAAGCCGGCAATGGCCACGCGCAGCGCCTGTATGCTTATCTTCAGACCGTCTTCGCGCGCAATGGGCGCTGCAGCGAAGGCTGCAAGAGCGACCGGCGGCGTCAGGTCGGCCATGATCCCAAAGTAAAAAACAAACATGTGCGAAATAATCAGCGGCACATCCAGTTGCAACAGCACCGGCGCGGCCAAGGAACTGGTGATGATGTAGTTGGGAATGGTCGGGATGCCCATGCCCAGTATCAGGCAGGTGATCATCGTGAGGAAAAGGGCCAGGAACAGGCTTTTTTCGCCCAGAGCAATGATATGGCCGCCAAACTCGGCTGCCACACCAGTGAGGTTGATGATCCCGATAATGACGCCCACCAGTGCGCAGGCAATCGCCACAGGCAGCGCATGGCGGGCACCGTCAGCCAGCGCCTGCATGGCCAGGCGCAGCGAGGCCTGTCCCTTGCGCAAGATTCTTAGCGTGGCGATCAGGACCGCCGTAATCGCGAAGAAAGTAATAACGCCGTACTCGACGAATCCGGCACATGCGAAGGCCAGAAGAATCCAGAATAAATAACGCAGGGCCAAACTGCCCACACCGGACATGGCCGCAGCACCAAATATCAATATAACGGTCAGCCCCAGACCTACCGTACCTGAGAACAGCGGCGTATAACCCGAAAACAACAAGGCCACCAGCCCGATCAGTGGCAGCAACAAATACCAGTGCAAGCGCATGGCCGCCCAGGGATTGGGGCACTGGTCTTTGGGAAGGCCGTGCAAGCCAAGGCGACCCGCCTCGAGATGGACTGTCCAGAAGGCCGTAACGAAGTAAAGCAACGCTGGAATAATGGCAGCCTTGCACACTTCTATGTACGGAATGTTAAGCGTCTCGGCCATAATAAAGGCCACGGCACCCATGACCGGGGGCATGATCTGCCCGCCCATGCTGGATGTGGCTTCAACGCCCCCCGCGAAGGCCGGCGAATAACCAAAGCGCTTCATCAATGGAATCGTGAACTGCCCCGTTGTCACCACATTGGCCACACCGGAACCATTGATCGTCCCCATCAGGCCGGAACTGATGACGGAAACCTTTGCCGGTCCGCCACGGGTATGGCCGACCGTACCCATCGCGAAATCAGTGAACAGAGTGATCATTCCTGCCTGCTCCAGGAAGGCGCCAAACAGGATGAACAGAAAGATATAAGTGGAGGAGACGTAAGTCGGCGTTCCGTAGATGCCTTCGGTGCCGAAACTCATGGTGCTGATGATTTGATCGAAACCATAGCCACGATGTGCCAGCAAGCCCGGCAAATACTCGCCGAAGAGCCCATACAGCAGGAACAGGCCGCAAATAATCGGCAAGGCCCATCCCATTACGCGGCGCGCAGCCTCGAAGACCAAAACCAGCGTGACTATGCCTATGACCATATCGGTATCGGTCATCTGGCCCGCACGCTGGGTAAGATCGGCTTCGAAAATCCAGTGATAAAAGCTGAAAGTGAACCCAAGCACCCCAAGCGCCCAGCTTACATACCGTCCGGATCTTCCTTTGAAGCCAGGCATCAGTGCGAAAACCATTAACAACACGAAACCTACGTGTATGGCTCGTACCACCTGACTGGATAACGGACTGAAAGCTGCCGTATAAACCTGGAAAGCCGAGAAGGCCACGGCGATCCAGAAAACAACTCGCGGCAAGGCCGGAGTAACGTGCTCGGGGCTTGAGTTCATCTAAATACTATCGCAATTATTTAACAATGCCGGCTTCGCGGTAATAACGCTCTGCGCCAGGATGGAGGGGAACCGGCATGCCTTTGACGGCGTTCTCCAGTTTGATTGCCTTGGCCGCATTGTGGGCGGCGTATAGCGTATCAAGGTTATCGTACAGCGCCTTGGTCATCTGGTAGGCCAGTTCTTCCGGTACATCCGAATGTGTAACGAGGAAGTTGGGTATGGCGGCAGTGGGAATGTCTTCGCTTTGACCTTCGTAAGTATTGGCCGGGATCTTCGATGGCTGGTAGGCAGCATCGCCGATCTTCTCGATGACGTCAGCCGGTACCGGTATAACAACGATATCTACTGAGGTTGCGAGATCACGAATCGATGACACACCCAGGCCGGCGGACTGCAGCGTGGCATCAAGCTGGCGGTTCTTCATCAGTTCAACCGATTCGCCAAACGGCAGGTATTCCACCTTGGCCAGATCGTCGTACGTGATGCCGGCAGCCTTGAACACTGCGCGAGCGTTCAGCTCAGTACCGGAGCGCGCTGCGCCAACCGAAATACGCTTGCCTTTCAGATCGGCCAGGCTGCGTATGCCAGAATCTGCGTTAGCCACGATCTGCACATAATTATTGTATGTGGCCGACAAGCCGCGCAATTTGTCGAGCTTCTTGGGGAAACCCGCAGCTTCGGAACCCTTCCAAGCGTCGGAAACGGTGTCCGCCAGAGCCAGCGCAAGCTCGCCGCGACCAGCCTGCAGCAAGTTCATGTTCTCGGCAGACGCCTTAGTCACCTGGGCGGTTGCCTTGACGTTCGGAATACTCTTGGCATAGACCTGCGACAAGGCCACGCCCAAGGGGTAATACACCCCGCTCTGTCCACCAGTGAGAATATTGACGAATTGTTGTTTCTGGGCTGCCGCCGGACCGGCAGCAACTGTGGCCACGGCTAACGCTGCCGTGGCAATCCATTTGATGGCTCGCATTGTTGACTCCAAGAATAGTTATTTAGGGGCAGGAAGATTGAAGCTTGCCCACCATGAACCCCTGGAAAACGCGTGTAGTACAACCGCCACGTTTTGTTCAGGCAAGTGGAGCAATATACCCAAATCAAACACAAGGAGTAACTAGGTATTAACCGCAGGACAAAAAAGGCGAAGCCTGTGCTCCGCCTTTCTGCAATGCATGTGAAGATCAGGCCATGGTTGCAGCCATGGCCACATGGTTAATGCCCGGACGAATGATCGACAGGCTCGTCAGAATGAAAGATGGAAGGGTCGGGCTTGCCGCTTACGGACAGAATGCCGGACAGCCCCTTCTCGACACGCGACAGGGCATGATCGACAAGGATGTAGTTGCCGGGAACGTCTACCTTGAACTCCACCATGGTTGCGCCGCCCGGGGGCACCAGCGTGGTCTGTACGTCGGTCAAGGGCTTGGATGTCAGCGAAGCGTGCGAATAAACCCGGTCGAATACTTCACCGATCACGTGGAAACTGGACACCAGGTTGGGGCCGCCCACACCGAAGAATATGCGGATCTGCTCACCCACCACTGCCTGCAGCTTGTGCTTGCCCGACAAGGCATCCATGGTGCCGTTGAACATCAGGTGCTCGGGGTTCTCGTCCAGCAATTTCTCCAGCGAGAATTCCTGCAGCCCCTGCGAGCCGTGCTTTTGCGCGGTATAGAGCTCGCCCTGCATCACGTAGAACTCGCGATCCACGGGCGACAAGCCGCCTTCGGGCTCGACCAGGATCATGCCGTACATGCCGTTGGTAATGTGCTGTGCCACCATAGGCGTTGCGCAGTGGTAGACAAACAGGCCGGGATGGAGCGCCTTGAAGGTGAAGCTTTTGGTTTGCCCCGGCGCAGCCTGCGTTACCGCCGCCCCACCGCCTGGGCCCGTCACCGCGTGGAAGTCAACCGAGTGGATGTGCGAGGCCTCCTTGGCAT from Pollutimonas thiosulfatoxidans includes:
- the nirK gene encoding copper-containing nitrite reductase; this translates as MKRLLMLFAMCMTLAGGAPSFAAQGAPAGTVTYTPDITFTLRTAIAEGKLVFMGDAGTIAGQVNPDLKVPANAVVQINVINGDGAIHDIAVPEFSAKSDTFTGKGSSTAIVFRANKDGTFEYLCTLPGHKAAGMFGKLIVGEPQEQVQSDALDIAQDPTAVGQPVGKRGPQKVTIDLETTEVIGQLASGSTYKYWTFNNKVPGPFVRVRVGDTVTVNLTNAKEASHIHSVDFHAVTGPGGGAAVTQAAPGQTKSFTFKALHPGLFVYHCATPMVAQHITNGMYGMILVEPEGGLSPVDREFYVMQGELYTAQKHGSQGLQEFSLEKLLDENPEHLMFNGTMDALSGKHKLQAVVGEQIRIFFGVGGPNLVSSFHVIGEVFDRVYSHASLTSKPLTDVQTTLVPPGGATMVEFKVDVPGNYILVDHALSRVEKGLSGILSVSGKPDPSIFHSDEPVDHSSGH